In Flavobacterium sp. 83, the genomic window GCCCGCACCCATAACATTTGTTGGCGCTTCATTATGCCAATTATCAACTGATGCATCAAAAGAATAAAACTTATCCGAAAGAGAGAGAGAAGAAACGTCAATTAATTTTTGATTTGAAACCGGTGAAGACCAATAGGTATAATCCGTTTTTAAAATAGGTGTTGTTTGTCTTTTCAACCGAATATTACCCGTATTAACAATTTGATCATCCGATTGATAAAGTGCTGCATTGTTTTCTAAAACTAATGTCCCTAATCCTGTATAATCAAAAAGCAACCCCAGCGTATTTCCATTTGGAATTGCAACTGTATTTCCTGCAGTTATTGAACATGAACAGGCATTTGTTGAATTAAAAAAAGGGAAACTTCCGTTGAATATTATCGTTTTTTCAGGAGATGGCAATCCATTACCCCATGTAACACCGTCCCAAATAGTGCTGTTCGTACATAATTTTATAAGAGCAACACGATGCTTCGTAATACCCGAAATAGAATTAAAATTCCCACCAATCATTACTTTATTATTTGGAGTAAAGCAAATACTATACAAAGTACTATTTAAATTCACAGAGAAAGAACTATCATAAACTCCAGTAGCCATTAATCGAATCATTCGTTTAACCGCAGTTCCATTATAGGTTCCGGAAAAGGTCCCTCCTATAAGCAATCGATTATCGGGTTGAACCAAAATTGTTCTAACTTCTCCTATACTAAAGCCCGCTCCCGAAGCAAAAGAAACATCTAAACTACCATTGCTATTGAGTCTGACTATTTTTTTTGCGGAAGCACTGCCATAATTCAAAAATGTACCACCAATAATGAGTTTATTATCGGATTGAATTGCGATAGCATAAACATATTTATCAAAACCTGTGCCTGTAACAAATCCAAGATCTATACTTCCATCTGCATTCAGACGGACCATTTTATTATACGAAAGACCATTGAAAGTTGTGAATCGACCACCTAAAACAATTTTCCCATCGGGTTGTAATAAAAGAGTTTCTACTATAGCATCTGCACCTAAACCTTTATTAAAACTTAGATCCACTGTCCCATCTGACAATAATCTGGCAATTCTATTAACTAAAACACCATTGTAATTAGTAAAATTTCCACCAATAATTATTTTGCCATCAGGCTGAAGAGCTACAGCATAAATTTGATTATTTGTTCCTGTACCAATTGTAAATGTCGCGTCGACATCTCCATTTGATAAAGTCCTAATTATTCTGTTTGCAGCAACGCCATTATAGGTAGTAAAACTACCAACCAGAACCATTTTATTATCGGCTTGTATAACAGCACTCTTAATTGTATTATTCGCTCCAATTCCCAAAGAATTAAAAGTGGGATCGACAGCACCGTCCTCTAATAAACAAGCAATTCTATTAGCACTTGCTCCATTGAATTTAGTAAAGCTCCCAAAAGCCATCGTTTTATTATCTGGTAAAGAAATAATTTTTAATACGGAATTATTGAAACCTACACCAGCGGTTAGATATCCAATATCTAAAGTTCCTACTGCATCTATTTTGGCAAGTCTGCCTTGATTTTGGGAATCAAAAACCGAAAAAGAGCCACCCACAAACCAAGAACCATCAGGAGCATCGGCTACTGTATAAACCGTTGCTGTTGCTGGACCAAAACCAATATCAAATAAAGAATTAATGACTCCATTAGAACCCAACAAAACTAATCTATTCACTGCTGATCCATTATAACTCCCGGTAAAAGAACCTGCAACCATAATCGCCCCATTAGAATCTACTTTAATACTATTTACCCCAACAGCACTAAATCCAGACCCGGATGTAAAACCGCCATCAATAGATCCATCACTATTTAAGCGAATGATTCTATTTGCTAAAGTTCCATTATAAGTGGTAAAATCGCCTCCCACTAAAATTTTCCCATCTGATTGTAAAGAAAGAGCCCCAATATTATCATTAAAACTTGTTCCAATCCCAAATGCAGTATCAATAGAGCCATTACTATTTAATCTAATTATTCTATTACAAACAGTACCATTGAAAGAAATAAATGAACCCGCTACAATTATTTTTCCATCAGTTTGAATTTGAACTTCTTCTACGGCTGCACTTGCTCCAGACCCCGTAACAAAAGAAGTATCTAAATTTCCATTTGGCAATATTCGGGCGAGATGATTTGCAGTCACGCCATTATATTTTGTAAAACTTCCTACAATAACAATACTCCCGTCAGTTTGTAAGGCTAAACTATGGACTATACCGGTACTTGCTGCTACTGAGGTATTAAAACTGGCATCAAAAGAGCCATCACTATTCAACCTTATTAATCGTCCAGCGACAGAACCGTTAAAAGTAGTAAAAGTGCCTCCCAAAACTATTTTGCCATCGGGTTGCACCAGAGAACAATATATTTTTCCATTGAAACCAGAACCTAAAATAAAAGAAATATCTTTAGAACCATCTGAAAATAATCGGGTCAAATATGGGGTTACGGCACCATTAAAATTCAAAAAATCCCCTCCAACAATTAGTTTTCCATCTGCTTGCAAAGCAACTGTTCTGACTGTACT contains:
- a CDS encoding T9SS sorting signal type C domain-containing protein, whose translation is MVKLYFLVIIFSLFISGSVYSQQGKVDLAFNVFDDGLQGDGFDSTVRTVALQADGKLIVGGDFLNFNGAVTPYLTRLFSDGSKDISFILGSGFNGKIYCSLVQPDGKIVLGGTFTTFNGSVAGRLIRLNSDGSFDASFNTSVAASTGIVHSLALQTDGSIVIVGSFTKYNGVTANHLARILPNGNLDTSFVTGSGASAAVEEVQIQTDGKIIVAGSFISFNGTVCNRIIRLNSNGSIDTAFGIGTSFNDNIGALSLQSDGKILVGGDFTTYNGTLANRIIRLNSDGSIDGGFTSGSGFSAVGVNSIKVDSNGAIMVAGSFTGSYNGSAVNRLVLLGSNGVINSLFDIGFGPATATVYTVADAPDGSWFVGGSFSVFDSQNQGRLAKIDAVGTLDIGYLTAGVGFNNSVLKIISLPDNKTMAFGSFTKFNGASANRIACLLEDGAVDPTFNSLGIGANNTIKSAVIQADNKMVLVGSFTTYNGVAANRIIRTLSNGDVDATFTIGTGTNNQIYAVALQPDGKIIIGGNFTNYNGVLVNRIARLLSDGTVDLSFNKGLGADAIVETLLLQPDGKIVLGGRFTTFNGLSYNKMVRLNADGSIDLGFVTGTGFDKYVYAIAIQSDNKLIIGGTFLNYGSASAKKIVRLNSNGSLDVSFASGAGFSIGEVRTILVQPDNRLLIGGTFSGTYNGTAVKRMIRLMATGVYDSSFSVNLNSTLYSICFTPNNKVMIGGNFNSISGITKHRVALIKLCTNSTIWDGVTWGNGLPSPEKTIIFNGSFPFFNSTNACSCSITAGNTVAIPNGNTLGLLFDYTGLGTLVLENNAALYQSDDQIVNTGNIRLKRQTTPILKTDYTYWSSPVSNQKLIDVSSLSLSDKFYSFDASVDNWHNEAPTNVMGAGNGYIIRGPENYSTIIPAVYEAVFSGIPNNGVVSVPIAATDTSNLIGNPYPSAIDADVFIATNAGVTDGTIYLWTHNTAITNNAYTSDDYAVYNLSGGVGTSPALKLGINNTKPNGKIASGQSFFVTSSNGGGTAVFNNSMRIAGNNSSFFKSNVIKKLAKISIEKDRIWLNLSNSQGAFKQTLIGYIEGATNDFDIGFDGESFDANEYIDFYSVNQNQNLVIQAKGLPFDETDVIPLGYSTTIEGLFSINIDAVDGLLSNQLVFIEDKLNNTIFDLKNGSYTFNTQTGTFNDRFVLRFTDKTLAENSFKKEKNSVCVFRKNKQIQVNSSVEPIDKIVIYDLSGRKLYQKNNIGSSEFLVPNLLSSEQIVLVKTVLKNGKMIANKIIN